The Flavobacterium sp. 20NA77.7 genome includes the window AAAACCGTAATTAAGAATTTACCGTTTCTTTTAAGCGACACGGTGGGATTTATTAGAAAACTTCCAACACAATTAGTTGAGTCGTTTAAAAGCACCTTAGATGAAGTGAGAGAGGCCGATTTATTACTTCATGTAGTAGATATTTCACATCCCGATTTTGAAGATCATATTGCTTCGGTGAATCAAATTTTGCAAGACATTAAAAGTGCCGATAAACCTACGATTATGGTGTTCAATAAAATTGATGCGTTTCAATCGGTTTATTTTGATGCAAACGATTTAAGTGTGGAGAAAACGACCAAACATTATACCTTGGAAGAGTGGAAAAACACTTGGATGAGTAAATTAGGCGAAAGCAAAACCTTGTTTATTTCGGCTACTGAAAAAGCCAACTTTGAAGAATTTAGAGAAAAAGTGTATGAAGCAGTGCGTGAAATTCACATTACACGTTTTCCATACAATAAATTCTTATATCCCGATTATAAAGACGCCGTTGAGAATGAGTAAAATAATCACTTGTTTTAAAAAAGATTTTTATATTTACAATTGGTTATAATCATATTTATATAAAATGTGGGGTTGTACAAGCTAGCCGTCAATTTGAAAAAACAAGAAAAACACAACGTAAAAGAATAAAATAAATTGAAAGAAGAACACTATTATTCAAATAAATTAACATCTTTCTTATTGCTTTTAATATCTTCAATATTTGTTGTTGCGGGAATATTATTGGGTGAAAAAATGATAGATTTTAAAGAAAAACTATTTAAAAGTGTAATTTTAATTTTCGGCTTTTTGTTGTTTTTGTTTGGAATAATTTTATCTGTTTTATTGTTGAAAAGAAAAAAGCCTCTTTTAACAATTACAAATAGTGAGTTAATAATTCATAGTATTTTGGCCCCGTCTAATACCATTCCATTTAACAACATAAAATCATTTTTCATCATTAATACTCGATATCGAGGAATTAAAACAAATAAGCAAATATTTGTTGAACTGAAAAATCCAACAGAAAAACACACAAAAACTTGGTTTTATAAATTTCTCTGTAAAATTAGTATTCCTATCGCTAATTCTCAATATTCTATACAAACCAATTTTTTAAATATCAAACAGAAAGAATTACTTGAACAATTAAATAAAAAAATTAAAAATATTGAATAATAGGGGGTTAAAAAATATTTTTATATTTACAATTGGATAGAAAGTTAGTACATGTTTAATTGAGCGGTTATTTATTAGTTAGCAGCCAACTTATAAAAACGAAATCTTAAGATGGAATATAAAAAATATTGGTCAATTGAAGATTTAGGAACAAATTCATTGAAATCTTATGAAGTATGTCTTTACACTGCAATTATATTTGTTTTACTTTTTGTATTAATCAAAAAATTCAAAAAATCTAATCAAGATTATGAAAAAACAATTCTTCTTTGGGTTACAGGAATTATTGGGATTGGATCGATGTTTGGATTTATATATTTAAAAATTTTCACAATTGACTCAACTCATGAACGAATGCAGAAAATTCTAAATTCAAAAAATGTAGCTATCGTTGAAGGAAATATCAGTAAATTTGAAAGTGTTAGGCCTTTATCTAAAAAAGGAATTGTAACTCAAGAAAAATTTATTGTTGACTCAATTGAATTTTCGTATTCGGATGAATTACTTGGAAGATTTAATCGATTTAGTAAAACAAATAATGGTGTTTTTCGAAATGGATTGCCCGTGAGGATAACTTATGGAAAAGAAAAACATGAAATATTAATGGTTGAAATTAATAAATAATTATTCCTCAAATCAATCTTAATAAAATAACCTCCTCCTATTTTCTTTTATACAAAGGCACTGCCGAACACGCCTCGCCAAACATGACGCTTTTAGCTACTTTTTGTAGTTTTTGTATGGCTACGGTATATACTTGGTTGGGTACGGCTTTTTTAGAACAGCCTTTTAAAATAACAGGTTTTTCAAAATAATCGGTGTAGTCGAGTTTATTTAAAATGTCTTGATACCAGGCAATAACGGCCAACTCTTTTGTGCCGTGAATAACGTGTAAAGCAAACGGAATCAAATGAACCGCAACTAAAGCAAATGCCCAAGCGGGCAAAATGGCATCGGTAGCACAATACAAGGCTACATATTTGTCCTCGTAGTTAGACCAATCGGTGCCTTTTAATTGGGCTCTAAAATCAGCTTCTTTCAGTAAAAAACCCTCCACTAACCATTGCGAAATATCAACCTCAACCACATGACCATCTGGATAGTAATCTTCTAAATCGAATACCATCAAGGAACTTTGCGCTACTTTGTTTACTATTTCGTCCATTGTTTAGTCTCAGTTTTCAGTAAGAAGCTCAGAAACTGCTCACTGCGACTGCTTACTTTTTTAAAGCATTCCCAATTCTAACTTCGCTTCTTCGCTCATTAAGTCTTTGCTCCATGGCGGATCAAATGTAATTTCTACTTCGCACGATTTTACGGTATCAATAGATTTTACTTTTTCTTCCACTTCTTGCGGCAACGTTTCAGCTACTGGGCAATTTGGCGATGTTAACGTCATTAAGATTTTTACATCGTTATCCTCATTAATCATTACGTCATAGATTAATCCTAATTCGTAAATATCAACCGGAATTTCTGGGTCAAAAATTCCTTTTAATACTTTGACTACGTCTTCGCCTAAATTGATTGTATCGTTAAATTCTTCCATTTTTATTTTTATTTTTATTATAACCATATAAGACATATAAGGGAATATAAGTTAATCCCAAATTTGATTATATAGATTATTAATATATGTTTTTTGGCCTTCTTTATAAATGTTTGTTACATTAAAATTAATTAGTAAACCCATTGGCACATTTAATAAATTCATATAAGATAAAATTTGTGCTTCAAATATAGGTTTCATTTCGGACACAGACTTTAGTTCAACAACTAACTTGTCTTCTATCAATAAGTCACATCTTAATTCCGCTTCAACTTCAATTCCTTTATATTCAATTGGTATTGATAATTCAGACTGAAATTTAATATTTCTAAGTTCAAGTTCGCGTAGTAAACATTTATGATAAACACTTTCGAGCAAACCAGGACCAAGACTCTTGTGAACTTCAATAGCGGCTCCATTTACTTGATAAACCAAATCCTTTAAATCTTGTCTTGTATAATTCATAAAACTTATACTTTCTTATATGCCTTATATGGTAATTAAAACTTTAAGTCTATTGCTTCGCTTGAAATGCCAAAGCATACATTTTTATTTGTTTAATCATTGAAACCAATCCGTTTGCTCTTGTGGGCGATAAATGTTCTTTTAAACCAATTTCATCAATAAAATCAGTATTAGCCTCCAAAATTGAACTTGGTGTTTGGTTTGAAAACGCCCGAATTAAAATGGCAATAATCCCTTTGGTTAAAATAGCATCACTATCGGCTGTGAAAACAATTTTTCCATCTTGTTCTTCGCCATGCACCCATACTTTTGATTGGCAACCTTTAATAATATTTTCGTCAACTTTGTACTGTTCATCAATTATAGGAAGTGATTTTCCTAATTCAATGATGTATTCGTAGCGCTGCATCCAGTCGTCAAACATAGAAAACTCGTCAACAATTTCGTGTTGTATGTCTTGTATTGTCATGTTATTTTTCGGTCAATTTCAAAATTTTGTTTACCAATTTTTCTATCTCAACAGGCGGATATCCATGATCAAAACCGTTCGCAGGATATTCTTTTCCTTCAAAAACAAAGGTAATGTTTGCATGTGCTGCGCCATCATAAAACCTTTTCTCTGTGGGCCATTTTAAGTCTTTCACTTTAGCCAAATCTACTGCTTTAGTTAGTGTAATAATTTCTTTCCAATCATCCTCAGAAAGAGTTGTTTTCTCTTGATAATCTTTTGCGTCTCGTGAACGTGAAACAAATAACACTTGATGTTCAACTTTGATATTTAAAACAAAATTTCGCGCATTTGCCTCATAGTTAATAACCGGAATGTCTTTGTTTTGGTGATTATTCACATCGGTTTTAGTCGGTTTGCAACCCACAAAAAACAGAAGTATCAAGCTAAATAAAAATCTCATATGCTCTCTTTTTTAAGACAACATCATTTGCGCTTTTTTTACCGCTTCTACAAAGATATCAATTTCTTCCTTAGTATTGTAAAAAGCAAAACTTGCTCTAATAGTACCTGGAATATTGAAAAATTGCATAATAGGTTGGGCGCAATGATGGCCTGTTCTAACCGCTATCCCTAACTTATCTATAATTGTGCCAATGTCATACGGATGAATTCCTTCGATGTTGAACGAAATGACCGAAGCTTTGTTTTCGCTCGTTCCAAAGATTTTTAACCCTTCGATTTCTTGTAATCTTTTGGTTCCGTAAAGTAATAATTCTTGTTCGTAAGCTGCAATGTTATCAAAACCAATGGCATTCATGTAATCAATAGCGGTTCCTAAAACAATTCCGCCTTCGATGTTGGGGGTTCCGGCTTCAAATTTATGTGGTAAATCGGCATACGTAGTTTTTTCAAACGTTACCTCAGCAATCATTTCGCCTCCCCCTTGATAGGGTGGCAATTTTCGCAACCATTCTTCTTTTCCGTATAAAATTCCAACGCCTGTTGGCCCGCACACTTTATGTCCCGAAAACACATAAAAATCACAATCCAACACTTGTACATCTGGACGTAAATGTGGAGTGGCTTGTGCACCGTCGATTAAAACAGCCGCCCCTAATTCATGTGCTTTTTTAATGATATATTCAATAGGGTTCACCGTACCTAACGCATTTGAAATGTGGTTCACCGCTACAATTTTCGTTTTATCGGAAAGTAAATTGTCGAATTCAGAAAGGATTAATTCTCCTTTTTCATTCATTGGGATCACCACCAACTTTGCTCCTGTTTTTTCACATAAAAATTGCCAAGGCACAATATTGCTATGATGTTCTAAGGCAGAAACCATCACCTCATCACCTGATTTTATTAAACTTGCAAAACCATTCGCCACCAAGTTAATTCCGAAAGTCGTTCCCGAAGTAAAAATGATTTCGAAGTTATGTTTCGCATTCAAATGATCTTGAATCGTAGTTCTAGACGCTTCATAGGCATCTGTTGCCAATTGACTTAATGTGTGTACACCGCGGTGAATATTTGCGTTAATTTCGGTGTAATAGGTAGAAATAGCATCGATAACCACTTGCGGTTTTTGCGAAGTAGCTCCGTTATCAAAATAAACCAATGGTTTCCCATTTACCTTTTGTGAAAGTATCGGAAAATCGGCTCTTATTTTTTGGATGTCTAACATATTTCTACGATTTATTTTTTACAAATCAAATCCCATATTTACCCCTAATTTATCAGCGATAATACGAGCAATTTTTGCTTTTAATTCTGGAATTTTTACACTGTTGGTTACTTCGCTGGTAAATGCATACATCAATAAAGCTTTGGCTTCTTTTTTAGGAATTCCACGTTGTTGCATGTAAAACATCGCACTTTCATCTAATTGTCCAATGGTACAACCGTGTGAACATTTTACATCATCGGCAAAAATTTCCAATTGTGGTTTTGCATTAATCGTTGCTTTATCACCAATTAAAATATTATTATTTTGTTGGAATGCATCGGTTTTTTGCGCTTCTTTTTCTACGAAGATTTTTCCGTTGAAAACGCCTGTTGAACTATCATGCAAAATTGTTTTATAGTTTTGATGGCTTTCGCAATTTGGTGTAGCGTGTTGCACTAACGTATAATGATCTACGTGTTGTTTGTCGCCAATAATAGTAATTCCTTTTAAAGTTGAATCGATTCGTTCCCCTTGATGATAGAAATTCAAGTTGTTTCTTGTGATGTTTCCGCCAAATGAAAACGTATGCACCGCCACTCTACTCTCTTGATTTTGAGCAATGTAGGTGTTGTCGATCAAATTAGCAGTTTGCACATCGTTTTGAATTTTGTAATAATCCACAATCGCACGTTTTTGAGCAAAAATTTCAGTAACCGAATTCGTTAAAACCGGATTTGAATTCAAACTTTGATGACGCTCTACAATTTGCACGTGCGCATTTTCGCCAACAATGACTAAATTTCGAGGTTGCACCATTAAAGCCGCTTCGGTTCCTGTAGAAAAATAAATAATTTCAATCGGTTTTTCTACTACTTTACTTTTCGGAATGTTGATATAGGCGCCTTCCAATGAAAAAGCCGTATTTAAAGACGTTAAACTTTCTTCTTTACTCGCAATTTGATTGAAATAACTATCAATTACCATTTTATATTTAGGCTTTGTCAATGCCGAAGACATCAAACAAACATCTAAACCATCATGTGTAGTTGAAGACAAAAACGAACTGAAAATGCCGTCAATGAAAACCACTTTATAGGTGTCAATTTCGTGTAAGAAATACTTTTTTACATCTTTAAATTCGATAGCATTATCTTTCTTTGGAAACACCGAAAAATCATTTTTCAAAATCGCATTTAACGACGTGTATTTCCAAGCTTCCTCTTTTTTTGTGGGGAAACCTTTGTTTTCGAAATTTTTTATGGCATTGCTTCTTACCTCATGAAGTTCAGAATGGGTATCAATCTTTTCTTCAAAAGCCATGAAGGAAGCTAATAATTTATCTTTTAATTCCATTTTTATTATCTTAAAGTCGAAAGTCAAAAGTCTTAAAGACTTGCGTTATCGACAAATTTTATTTTTAAAATCGTTATATAATAATTTACGATTTTGGATTTAAATATTTTATAAAACCACTTAAAAGTCTGGATATTTCAGAAACAGATTCTAATAGTTCTTCAAATTCTTGTTTTGTTATATATTCTAAATCAAATGCTAAATATAATTGTGAACGAACTTCTCCGGCAGAAGCTTTTGAAACATATAAAAAGTAAATAAATTCTTTATCTGTATTTCTTTCAAATCCTTCTGCAATATTAGATGATATAGAAATTGAAGCTCGTCTAATTTGTCTTACAAAATAGTTATCTTTTTTAAAATTTAAATTTTCTGTAATTTGATAAATTCGTTTATTAAAAATTCTTGCCTTTTGCCATGAATTAATTTCTTCGAATGAATTAAATTTTCCCATCTTTAAACTTTAAGACTTTTGACTTTCGACTATTTCACTTTTAATCCAATCGTAACCTTTTTCTTCAAGTTCTAATGCTAAATCTGCTCCGCCTGTTTTTACGATTTTTCCGTCCATTAATACGTGAACGAAATCAGGAACGATATAATCTAACAAACGTTGGTAGTGCGTAATGACTAACACCGCGTTGTTTTCGTTTTTCAATTTATTCACTCCGTTAGCAACAATTCGCAACGCATCGATATCTAAACCGGAATCGGTTTCGTCCAAAATTGCGATTTTTGGTTCCAACATTGCCATTTGGAAAATTTCATTACGTTTCTTTTCACCACCCGAAAAACCTTCGTTTAGCGAACGCGACAAAAATTTTCGATCCATTTCTAATAATTCTGATTTTTCGCGAATTAATTTCAGCATTTCGTTGGCTGGCATTTCGTCTTGCTTGTTTGCTTTACGTTTTTCGTTGATTGCGGTTTTAATGAAATTCGTTACCGAAACGCCTGGAATTTCTACAGGATATTGAAACGATAAGAAAACACCTTTGTGTGCTCTTTCTTCTGGCGCTAATTCTGAAATTTCTTCTCCGTCCAAAAAGATTTCGCCTTCAGAAACTTCGTAATTTTCATTTCCAGCAATGATTGAAGATAAAGTAGATTTTCCGGCACCATTTGGTCCCATAATCGCATGTACTTCTCCTGCTTTAATTTCAAGGTTGATTCCTTTTAATATTTCTTTGTCTTCAACAGACGCGTGTAAATTTTTAATGCTTAACATCTTTTTTTTATTTTAAACCATTTAAGGCACATAAGTTCATATAAGTTCTATCCAACACTTCCTTCTAACGAAATTTCCAACAATTTCTGTGCTTCTACCGCAAATTCCATTGGTAATTTATTCAATACTTCTTTGCTGAATCCATTTACGATTAAGGCAATGGCTTTTTCGGTTGGAATTCCTCGTTGGTTACAATAAAACACTTGATCTTCTCCAATTTTTGAAGTCGTTGCTTCGTGTTCAATTTTTGCCGAAGCATTTTTACTTTCGATATACGGAAATGTATGCGCGCCACAATTATTTCCCATTAAAAGCGAATCACATTGAGAGAAGTTACGCGCGTTTTCGGCTCTTGCGCCAATTTGGACTAATCCTCTATAACTGTTTTGTGATTTTCCTGCTGAAATTCCTTTAGAGATGATCGTCGATTTGGTGTTTTTACCCAAGTGAATCATCTTGGTTCCTGTATCGGCTTGCTGGAAATTATTGGTAACGGCAATCGAATAAAATTCGCCAATTGAATTATCGCCTTTCAACACACAAGAAGGATATTTCCAAGTTACCGCCGAACCTGTTTCTACTTGTGTCCAAGAAATTTTAGCGTTTTTCTCGCACAAACCTCTTTTGGTTACGAAATTATAAACGCCTCCTTTGCCTTCTTTGTTTCCAGGATACCAGTTTTGCACCGTTGAATATTTGATTTCGGCTCCGTCCAAAGCGATTAATTCTACAACGGCAGCGTGTAATTGATTTTCATCACGACTTGGAGCGGTACACCCTTCCAAATAAGAAACATAGCTATCTTCATCAGCCACCAATAACGTTCTTTCAAACTGACCCGTTCCACCTTGATTAATTCTAAAATACGTTGATAATTCCATTGGACATTTTACCCCTTTTGGAATGTAACAGAAACTTCCATCTGAAAAAACAGCCGAATTTAAAGCCGCGTAAAAATTATCTTTCATCGGAACAACAGTCCCTAAATGTTTACGAACTAATTCTGGATGTTCTTTGATAGCTTCCGAAATCGAACAGAAAATAATGCCTTTTTCGTTTAATGTTTTCTTGAAAGTAGTTGCCACAGAAACCGAATCTACGACGATATCAATCGCCACATTATTCATTTTCTTTTGCTCGTCTACCGAAATTCCTAACTTTTTATACATCGCTAAAAGTTCTGGATCAACATCTTCTAGTTTTTTATTCGGATCAGCTTTTTTTGGTGCTGAATAATAGGAAATGGCCTGAAAATCGGGTTTTTCATAATGTACGTTTGCCCATTCTGGTTCAATCATTTCTTGCCACGCTCTAAACGCTTCCAAACGCCATTCGGTCATCCATTCTGGCTCGTCTTTTTTCTTTGAAATAGCACGAACAATGTCTTCATTTAACCCAATAGGAAACGTTTCCGAGTCTAATTCGGTATAAAATCCGTATTCGTATTCTTTATTTTCTAATTCAACTTTTAAGTCGTCCTCAGTATATTTGCTCATATTAGCCCCCTAGCCCCCGAAGGGGAACTCCTATTAGGGGTAAATAGGATTTCAATTATTTTATATTTTTATATTACTTTGTATTAACAATAACTATTGGAGCCCCTCCTTTGGAGGGGTTGGGGAGGCTTACAGCGAGAAACTCTCTCCACATCCACATGTTCTTTGTGCATTAGGATTGTTAAAAACAAATCCTTTTCCGTTTAAACCGCCCGAAAATTCTAAAATGGTTCCTGCTAAATAAAGGAAACTCTTTTTTTCAACGGCTATTTTTACATTGTTATCTTCAAAAACTTTATCATTTTCGGTTAACTCTTTGTCAAATTTTAATTCATAAGACAAACCCGAGCAACCTCCGCTTTTAACTCCTACTCTTACATAGTCTTTGGTTGCATCAAAACCATCTTCTTGCATCATGGCAATGATTTTTTTACTTGCTGTATCAGAAACTTTAATCATAACGTCGTTAGTGTTTGTTTTTTATTAGTGCTATGTAATTCGCATTGAAAAAATTGTTTTAAAATTCAATGTTTTCTCTTGCTCATTTCATGGCTTATTTTGATTTTGTCTAAATTAAAGACAAAGATAAGTCATAATTTGCTTTTTACAAGGTTTGCTAACATTTTTATAACTTATTAACGCATAACTTTTATTTATAATTTACTTAAGAAAAAAGTATAATCAATTTTTGTAAATTGCAGAAATTTTAATTCATTATGAAATTACATGCTATTGAAGCTGGAAATTTTAAACTTGATGGAGGCGCTATGTTTGGTGTTGTGCCAAAAACCATTTGGAACAAAACAAATCCAGCCGATGAAAATAACTTAATTGATATTGCTGCAAGGTGTTTATTAATAGAAGACGGAAATCGGTTGATTTTAATTGACACAGGAATGGGCAACAAACAATCGGATAAGTTTTTTGGCTATTATTCGCTTTGGGGCGATCATTCGTTAGATACATCCTTAAAAAATGCTGGTTTTCATCGCGATGATGTTACCGATGTTTTTATGACACATTTGCACTTTGACCATTGTGGTGGAAGCGTGAATTGGAACGCAGCCAAAACAGGCTATGAAGTGGCATTTAAAAATGCTAAATTCTGGACGAATGACAATCATTGGGATTGGGCAACGAAACCCAATTCAAGAGAAAAAGCATCTTTTTTACATGAAAACATTATGCCGATGCAAGAAAGTGGTCAACTGCATTTTATCAAACGACCAGAGGGCGATTTTTTGCAAGAATCTGAATTAGGTTTTGGTATATTTTTTGCCGATGGGCATACCGAAAAACAAATGATTCCGCATATCAATTATAATGGAAAGACTATTGTTTTTTGTGGTGATTTATTGGCAACCGCTGGCCATATCCCTGTTCCCTATGTAATGGGTTATGACACGCGTCCGCTTTTAACTATGGATGAAAAAACTAAATTTATGAATGCGGCGGCGGAAAACAAATATTATTTGTTTTTAGAACATGATGCACATAATCAAATTATTACGGTAGAAAAAACCGAAAAAGGCGTTCGTCTAAAAGATGTTTTTTCTTGTCAAGATATTTTTTAATCAAACTATTAATTTCAATCAATAAAAATGAAAACTATTCGTATCCCTTTTTATGTAACAATTTCGTTAACATTAGTTTTTGCAGGTTGTGGTTCTTCAAAAATTATTCCAACGCCGGTTGAGAATATTGATAGAATGCCTCTAAAAATTGCTCCAATAAAAGAAAAAGATTTACAACGCTGGTCACACTTAGACCTAACAAAAGACACGATTCCGGGCATGAGCGTGGACAAAGCGTATGCAGAATTATTAAAAGGAAAAAAAGGCCAAAAAACTGTTGTTGGTGTAGTAGATTCTGGTATTGATATTAATCATGAGGATTTGAAAAATGCTATTTGGACAAATCTAAAAGAAATTACAGGAAACAACATTGATGATGATAACAACGGCTATGTTGACGACATTCACGGATGGAATTTTTTAGGTAATGCAGACTATGAACAATATGAATTTGTGAGAATTGTAAAAAAGGGAGTGGGCACACCTGATTATGAAAAAGCTAAAGCAGAATTAGACAAAAAAAGAAAAGAAGCTGAAGAAGAAAAACAGCAACTTGACTTTATTTTAGATGCTGAAAAAACCATAAAAAATCATCTTAAAAAAGAGGATTATACACTTGATGATATTAAAAAAATTGACGCTAAAGATGTAAATCTTTCTAGAGCTAAGTCAGTTTTTCTACAAATTTTGTCAACAACTTCTGTAGCGGACTTTAAAAAAGAAATAGAAGAATTTAAAGACCACGTGTATGAACAAGTAAATTACCACTATAATGTTTCGTTTGACGGCAGAAAAATAGTTGGTGATAATCCAAATGACCTAACCGATAAAAAATATGGAAACAACAATGTTATTGGACCAAATCCAAAAGACGCCAAACACGGCACGCATGTAGCTGGAATTATTGCACAAACAAGAGGCAACAAAAAAGGGGGCGATGGTGTCATAAACAACGTTTCAATTATGGCCGTAAGAGCCGTTCCTAACGGAGACGAATACGATAAAGATATAGCTTTAGGAATTCGTTATGCTGTTGATAATGGTGCTAAAGTTATTAATGGTTCTTTTGGAAAATATTTTTCACAAAATAAAGAATGGGTTATAGATGCTATAAAATATGCAGCATCAAAAGATGTTTTAGTGGTTGTTGCTGCCGGAAACGAATCTTACGATTTAGATACTACTAATAAATATCCAAACGACACCTATGACAACTCTCCTGAATATACAGATAATGTATTAATAATTGGTGCAATTGGTCCAAATTATGGGTCAAAACTAGTCGCAGATTTTTCAAATTATGGTAAAAATAATGTAGATATTTTTGCGCCGGGAGATAAAATTTATGCTACTACTCCGCTAAACACCTATGAATACCTTCAAGGAACGTCAATGGCTTCACCAAATGTTGCTGGTGTAGCTGCATTAATTCGCTCTTATTATCCTACGCTAAGTGCTAAAGAAGTAAAAGCTATTATAATGGAAAGCGGCACAACATTAAATAACACCATCACTGTAGGAGAAGACAAACACAAAGCAAATTTTAAAGAAATTTCAAAAAGCGGAAAAATTATTAACGCTTATAATGCATTATTATTAGCCGAAAAAAGAACAAAAAAATAAAAAATGAAACACCTATTTAATTCTATTCCCCTATTTTTTTTACTCGTTACGGCGGTAAGTAACGGACAAAATCATCCTAATCCGGGTTATTGGCAACAACACGTTGATTACAAAATGAATGTAACTGTAGATGTAAAGAAGTACCAATATTCAGGTAATCAAGAATTGGTCTACACAAACAATTCGCCAGACACTTTAAAAAAAGTATATTTTCATTTATTCCCAAATGCATTTCAACCTGGAAGCGCAATGGATATAAGGCTTCAAACCATTTCTGATCCCGATAAAAGAATGGTAAGAAAGTTTATGAAAGAAAAAAAAGAAGTTAAAGAAAGCCGAATTAGCACCTTAAAACCTGACGAAATAGGATTTTTAAACGTTTTTAATTTAAAACAAAACGGAAAATTGGTTGTTTCAAAAGTTGAGGGGACAATATTAGAAGTTACACTTAACGAGGTTATTTTGCCAAAAAGTAAAACAGTATTTTCACTAGATTTTACAGGTCAAGTTCCTTTGCAAATTCGTCGTTCTGGGAGAAATTCTGAAGAAGGCATTGCGTTGTCAATGACGCAATGGTATCCTAAAATGGCCGAGTTTGATTTTGAAGGCTGGCAGGCCGATCCTTATATTGC containing:
- a CDS encoding MBL fold metallo-hydrolase; this translates as MKLHAIEAGNFKLDGGAMFGVVPKTIWNKTNPADENNLIDIAARCLLIEDGNRLILIDTGMGNKQSDKFFGYYSLWGDHSLDTSLKNAGFHRDDVTDVFMTHLHFDHCGGSVNWNAAKTGYEVAFKNAKFWTNDNHWDWATKPNSREKASFLHENIMPMQESGQLHFIKRPEGDFLQESELGFGIFFADGHTEKQMIPHINYNGKTIVFCGDLLATAGHIPVPYVMGYDTRPLLTMDEKTKFMNAAAENKYYLFLEHDAHNQIITVEKTEKGVRLKDVFSCQDIF
- the sufB gene encoding Fe-S cluster assembly protein SufB, with protein sequence MSKYTEDDLKVELENKEYEYGFYTELDSETFPIGLNEDIVRAISKKKDEPEWMTEWRLEAFRAWQEMIEPEWANVHYEKPDFQAISYYSAPKKADPNKKLEDVDPELLAMYKKLGISVDEQKKMNNVAIDIVVDSVSVATTFKKTLNEKGIIFCSISEAIKEHPELVRKHLGTVVPMKDNFYAALNSAVFSDGSFCYIPKGVKCPMELSTYFRINQGGTGQFERTLLVADEDSYVSYLEGCTAPSRDENQLHAAVVELIALDGAEIKYSTVQNWYPGNKEGKGGVYNFVTKRGLCEKNAKISWTQVETGSAVTWKYPSCVLKGDNSIGEFYSIAVTNNFQQADTGTKMIHLGKNTKSTIISKGISAGKSQNSYRGLVQIGARAENARNFSQCDSLLMGNNCGAHTFPYIESKNASAKIEHEATTSKIGEDQVFYCNQRGIPTEKAIALIVNGFSKEVLNKLPMEFAVEAQKLLEISLEGSVG
- a CDS encoding HesB/IscA family protein, with amino-acid sequence MIKVSDTASKKIIAMMQEDGFDATKDYVRVGVKSGGCSGLSYELKFDKELTENDKVFEDNNVKIAVEKKSFLYLAGTILEFSGGLNGKGFVFNNPNAQRTCGCGESFSL
- a CDS encoding S8 family peptidase; translation: MKTIRIPFYVTISLTLVFAGCGSSKIIPTPVENIDRMPLKIAPIKEKDLQRWSHLDLTKDTIPGMSVDKAYAELLKGKKGQKTVVGVVDSGIDINHEDLKNAIWTNLKEITGNNIDDDNNGYVDDIHGWNFLGNADYEQYEFVRIVKKGVGTPDYEKAKAELDKKRKEAEEEKQQLDFILDAEKTIKNHLKKEDYTLDDIKKIDAKDVNLSRAKSVFLQILSTTSVADFKKEIEEFKDHVYEQVNYHYNVSFDGRKIVGDNPNDLTDKKYGNNNVIGPNPKDAKHGTHVAGIIAQTRGNKKGGDGVINNVSIMAVRAVPNGDEYDKDIALGIRYAVDNGAKVINGSFGKYFSQNKEWVIDAIKYAASKDVLVVVAAGNESYDLDTTNKYPNDTYDNSPEYTDNVLIIGAIGPNYGSKLVADFSNYGKNNVDIFAPGDKIYATTPLNTYEYLQGTSMASPNVAGVAALIRSYYPTLSAKEVKAIIMESGTTLNNTITVGEDKHKANFKEISKSGKIINAYNALLLAEKRTKK